In Juglans microcarpa x Juglans regia isolate MS1-56 chromosome 8D, Jm3101_v1.0, whole genome shotgun sequence, the following are encoded in one genomic region:
- the LOC121242424 gene encoding tropinone reductase-like 1: protein MNSVSSVPPSRRLEGRVAIITGGASGIGASTVHLFHEHGANVVIADVQDNLGQAIAEKFGEKVSYIHCDVSNEDDVCNLIDTTIAKHGQLDIMYSNAGIVDSPYMRILDSTKTDIERVLGVNLVGAFLGAKHAARVMIPQRKGCILFTSSASASIAGLSSHAYAASKSGVLGLARNLAAELGQYGIRVNCVSPYAVVIGSGMVPLSAEEAAKTEMAVHEIGNLKGHILKAIDVAKAALYLVSEDANYISGLNLLVDGGYSVVNPSMRNLLGSPHDNKTAS, encoded by the exons ATGAATTCTGTTTCATCAGTACCTCCCAGCAGACG GCTAGAAGGCAGAGTGGCAATTATTACAGGTGGAGCAAGCGGGATTGGAGCAAGTACAGTGCATCTGTTCCACGAACATGGAGCCAACGTTGTTATTGCAGATGTACAAGACAACCTAGGTCAAGCCATTGCAGAAAAGTTTGGAGAAAAGGTTAGCTACATCCATTGCGATGTCTCCAATGAAGATGATGTCTGCAATCTTATTGACACCACCATAGCCAAGCACGGACAGCTTGATATAATGTACAGCAACGCAGGCATCGTCGACAGTCCCTATATGAGAATTCTGGACAGCACTAAAACAGATATAGAACGAGTTCTTGGAGTAAACTTGGTTGGCGCTTTCTTGGGAGCCAAACATGCCGCAAGAGTCATGATACCACAGCGCAAGGGTTGCATACTATTTACAAGCAGTGCTTCTGCATCGATTGCAGGGCTTTCATCTCATGCTTATGCTGCCTCGAAAAGTGGAGTTTTGGGGCTGGCTAGGAACTTGGCAGCCGAGCTTGGCCAATATGGGATAAGGGTTAATTGCGTGTCGCCTTATGCTGTTGTGATTGGTAGTGGAATGGTACCACTAAGTGCAGAAGAGGCAGCAAAAACCGAAATGGCAGTGCATGAAATTGGTAATTTAAAAGGACATATTCTCAAGGCAATAGATGTAGCAAAGGCAGCACTCTACTTGGTTAGTGAAGATGCAAATTATATAAGTGGGCTCAATCTCTTGGTGGATGGAGGGTATTCTGTGGTGAATCCTAGCATGAGGAACCTTTTAGGCTCACCCCACGACAACAAGACAGCGTCCTAA
- the LOC121241893 gene encoding protein DETOXIFICATION 48-like — translation MCNPNPSAPKKTHSVNLNQSTDLQLDDEELQRWPTPPEALEEIKAIGKISGPTAITGLLLYSRAMISMLFLGYLGELELAGGSLSIGFANITGYSVISGLAMGMEPICGQAYGAKQWKLLGLTSQRTVLLLLSTSIPISFMWLNMKRILLWCGQDEEISSVAHSFILFSIPDLFFLSLLHPLRIYLRTQSITLPLTYCSALSVLLHVPINFLLVFHFKMGIAGVAIAMVWTNLNLFLLLSSFVYFSGVYKDSWVCPSMDCLRGWSSLLALAIPTCISVCLEWWWYEFMIMLCGLLVNPKATIASMGILIQTTSLVYVFPSALSLGVSTRVGNELGANRPAKARISMIVSLVCAIVLGLSAMLFTTLMRHQWGRFFTSDSEILELTAIALPVAGLCELGNCPQTTGCGVLRGSARPTTGANINLGSFYLVGMPVAIFLGFVAKMGFAGLWLGLLAAQASCALLMMYVLCRTDWTVQVERARELTQTCTKSSPALPISSSTPESNTKKSISSKANLEEILCVGDEFVKSTSPETDPLICTRQTVH, via the exons ATGTGTAACCCAAATCCATCTGCTCCCAAGAAAACCCATTCCGTAAATCTCAATCAATCCACGGATCTTCAGCTTGATGACGAAGAACTTCAAAGGTGGCCAACTCCTCCTGAG GCCTTGGAAGAAATCAAAGCCATCGGGAAGATCTCAGGCCCAACAGCCATCACAGGTCTACTTCTATATTCAAGGGCCATGATCTCCATGCTTTTTCTTGGCTATCTTGGAGAACTTGAGCTCGCTGGAGGATCTCTCTCTATTGGCTTCGCCAACATCACCGGCTACTCTGTTATCTCCGGTTTGGCCATGGGAATGGAACCCATCTGTGGACAAGCTTACGGTGCCAAACAATGGAAGCTTCTTGGCTTAACTTCTCAGAGGACAGTCCTTCTACTCCTCTCCACCTCCATTCCCATCTCTTTCATGTGGCTAAACATGAAGAGAATCCTCTTGTGGTGCGGCCAAGACGAAGAAATATCTTCCGTGGCCCATTCtttcattctcttctccattccagacctcttcttcctttctctaCTTCATCCTCTTAGAATCTATCTAAGGACTCAAAGCATCACATTACCATTAACTTACTGTTCAGCCCTCTCTGTTCTCCTTCACGTCCCCATAAATTTCCTTCTAGTCTTCCATTTCAAGATGGGTATTGCAGGGGTTGCCATAGCAATGGTCTGGACCAATCTCAATCTCTTCCTCCTACTTTCTTCCTTCGTATATTTCTCCGGTGTGTATAAAGACTCGTGGGTGTGTCCGAGCATGGATTGCCTTCGAGGTTGGTCGTCTTTGCTCGCCCTGGCGATCCCAACTTGCATCTCCGTTTGCCTTGAATGGTGGTGGTACGAGTTCATGATAATGCTGTGCGGTCTTCTAGTCAACCCGAAAGCAACCATTGCATCCATGGGAATCCTCATACAAACGACCTCTCTAGTCTACGTCTTTCCCTCTGCTCTTAGTCTTGGAGTTTCCACAAGAGTTGGGAACGAACTCGGCGCAAATCGCCCAGCTAAAGCCAGAATTTCCATGATTGTTTCACTAGTTTGTGCAATCGTTTTGGGCCTCAGTGCCATGCTGTTCACAACCTTGATGAGGCATCAGTGGGGTCGATTCTTCACAAGCGACTCTGAAATTCTCGAACTTACTGCAATTGCATTGCCAGTCGCCGGGCTATGCGAGCTTGGAAATTGCCCACAAACCACCGGCTGTGGAGTTTTGAGAGGGAGCGCAAGGCCAACTACTGGGGCAAACATCAATTTGGGGTCATTTTATTTGGTGGGTATGCCTGTGGCCATCTTCTTGGGGTTTGTGGCGAAAATGGGGTTCGCCGGGCTGTGGCTGGGCTTGCTTGCGGCACAGGCATCCTGTGCCCTGCTCATGATGTATGTCCTCTGCAGAACAGATTGGACGGTTCAAGTAGAGAGAGCAAGAGAACTCACACAAACATGTACCAAATCTTCTCCAGCTTTGCCAATATCATCATCAACACCAGAGTCAAACACCAAGAAATCCATCAGCAGTAAGGCTAATCTTGAAGAGATACTCTGCGTTGGTGATGAGTTTGTGAAGTCAACCTCACCTGAAACAGACCCTCTGATCTGTACTAGACAAACCGTGCATTGA
- the LOC121242780 gene encoding sucrose transport protein SUC4-like: protein MAIPETERHRGRARPAVVARVPLRRLLRVASVACGIQFGWALQLSLLTPYVQELGIPHAWASIIWLCGPLSGLLVQPLVGHMSDRCTSRFGRRRPFIFSGAVLIAVSVLIIGHSADIGWFLGDRGNVRPRAVGAFVFGFWILDVANNMTQGPCRALLADLTGKDHRRTRVANAYFSLFMAVGNVLGFATGSYNGWFKIFPFTYTSACNANCANLKSAFFIDIVFIAITTYISISAAQEVPLVSSDRSTPIVEDGPGTSGHAEEAFLWELFGTFRYFSGPIWVILLVTALNWIGWFPFLLFDTDWMGREIYGGEPNEGPNYSTGVRMGALGLMLNSVILGITSVLMEKLCRKWGAGFIWGISNILMALCFIAMLVLTFVAKSVHTEGHALPPDGIVITALLIFAILGLPLAVTYSVPYALISTRIESLGLGQGLSMGVLNLAIVIPQVVVSLGSGPWDQLFGGGNSPAFAVAALAAFASGLTAILAIPRSGPQKPRGLT, encoded by the exons ATGGCGATCCCTGAAACGGAACGCCATCGGGGCAGGGCTCGACCGGCGGTTGTAGCTAGGGTTCCGTTGAGGCGCTTGCTGCGAGTGGCTTCCGTGGCGTGTGGGATTCAGTTTGGGTGGGCCTTGCAGCTATCTCTCCTCACTCCCTACGTGCAGGAGCTTGGTATCCCTCACGCCTGGGCCAGCATCATATGGCTGTGCGGCCCGCTCTCGGGCCTCCTCGTCCAGCCCCTTGTCGGCCACATGAGCGATCGATGCACCAGCCGCTTCGGCCGTCGTCGGCCATTTATATTCTCCGGGGCAGTGTTGATCGCGGTCTCCGTCCTGATCATCGGACACTCGGCAGACATCGGGTGGTTTCTAGGTGATCGAGGCAACGTCAGGCCGAGAGCCGTGGGTGCTTTCGTGTTCGGATTTTGGATTCTGGATGTGGCCAATAACATGACTCAGGGTCCTTGTAGAGCTCTGCTTGCTGATCTCACTG GAAAGGATCATCGAAGGACTCGAGTGGCAAATGCGTATTTCTCTCTATTTATGGCTGTTGGTAATGTTCTTGGCTTTGCCACTGGATCATACAATGGCTGGTTCAAGATTTTTCCATTTACTTATACATCTGCATGCAATGCTAATTGCGCAAATCTCAAGTCTgctttttttattgacattgtATTCATTGCAATTACCACGTATATAAGCATATCAGCTGCTCAGGAAGTGCCACTAGTTTCAAGTGACAGATCCACCCCCATTGTTGAAGATGGGCCAGGAACGTCAGGTCATGCTGAAGAAGCTTTCCTCTGGGAACTTTTTGGGACTTTTAGATATTTTTCGGGGCCTATATGGGTAATCCTGCTTGTTACTGCTTTGAACTGGATTGGATggtttccatttcttctttttgacaCTGATTGGATGGGTCGAGAGATTTATGGTGGTGAGCCTAATGAAGGGCCGAATTATAGTACTGGAGTTAGAATGGGTGCACTTGGTCTGATGCTGAATTCAGTTATTCTAGGAATAACTTCGGTGCTCATGGAGAAGCTGTGTAGGAAATGGGGGGCTGGCTTTATATGGGGGATTTCAAATATCCTCATGGCTCTCTGCTTTATTGCAATGCTAGTACTTACCTTTGTGGCAAAGAGTGTTCACACTGAAGGCCATGCTCTTCCTCCAGATGGCATTGTGATTACTGCACTGCTGATTTTTGCAATTCTTGGCCTTCCTTTGGCG GTCACTTACAGCGTTCCGTATGCCTTGATATCCACACGCATTGAGTCTTTGGGACTTGGCCAAG GATTATCAATGGGTGTCCTGAATCTGGCAATAGTGATCCCACAG GTGGTGGTGTCCCTGGGAAGTGGACCATGGGATCAGCTATTTGGTGGTGGAAATTCTCCAGCCTTTGCTGTGGCAGCACTTGCAGCCTTTGCTAGTGGACTTACAGCCATCTTAGCTATTCCGCGATCTGGTCCTCAGAAGCCCAGAGGCCTCACATGA